One genomic region from Onychostoma macrolepis isolate SWU-2019 chromosome 23, ASM1243209v1, whole genome shotgun sequence encodes:
- the LOC131531558 gene encoding uncharacterized methyltransferase YdaC-like, whose protein sequence is MLPTKVGKQLGHPTYSLTGWLVTKFFKWHNQILEENAVKLCNIQPNDTVLELGHGPGFGLQAAAQLLTGPEGKLLGVDYSQYMHEMASKRMKEQISRGKAVLYYSDVVAMPIEENTADKVFHCNCYYFWPDLKAGARAIHRVMKPGGIMVTTLRLDSVIKAAHMKVLTGDKWRPEVYMEALQSSGFTDVRMERLF, encoded by the exons ATGCTGCCTACCAAAGTGGGCAAACAGCTGGGTCACCCCACGTATTCTTTAACTGGATGGTTGGTGACCAAGTTCTTTAAATGGCACAATCAGATTTTGGAGGAGAATGCAGTGAAATTGTGCAACATACAACCCAACGACACGGTGCTGGAGCTCGGTCACGGCCCGGGCTTCGGTCTGCAGGCGGCGGCGCAGCTCCTCACGGGTCCGGAGGGAAAACTGCTCGGTGTGGATTACTCGCAATACATGCATGAGATGGCCAGTAAACGCATGAAGGAGCAGATCTCCAGAGGAAAGGCTGTGCTGTATTACAGTGATGTGGTGGCCATGCCGATAGAGGAAAACACGGCTGACAAGGTGTTTCACTGCAACTGTTATTACTTCTGGCCGGATCTGAAAGCAGGAGCGAGAGCGATTCACAGAGTTATGAAACCAG GTGGTATTATGGTTACAACTCTCAGACTAGACAGTGTTATTAAAGCTGCTCATATGAAAGTGCTCACTGGAGACAAATGGCGTCCTGAGGTCTACATGGAAGCACTGCAGTCCTCTGGATTCACAGATGTCCGAATGGAGA Gattgttttga